From Bradyrhizobium sp. NDS-1, the proteins below share one genomic window:
- the mddA gene encoding methanethiol S-methyltransferase gives MSITLQNGPVQAQSSLAARSLVLGYGVVSYSVFFGTFLYAVGFVSQLIVPKTIDSGAAPSPAYALVVNLGLMSLFAVQHSGMARQGFKRLFASVASPALERSTYVLLASLSLTLLFWQWQPMPAVIWSIETPSLAYAAVAGHFTGWLIVLYSTFLISHFELFGLTQVVSHFLGRLAAPMKFRTPGLYGLIRHPIYLGFIVAFWTTPTMTVGHLLFASVTTAYILFGIWLEERDLVALFGDQYRHYKEKVAMLIPGLL, from the coding sequence ATGTCCATCACCCTGCAGAACGGGCCGGTTCAGGCCCAGAGCTCGCTCGCCGCACGAAGCCTCGTGCTCGGCTACGGCGTGGTTTCCTATTCCGTCTTTTTCGGCACGTTTCTCTATGCCGTCGGCTTCGTCTCACAGCTCATCGTTCCGAAGACGATTGACAGCGGTGCGGCGCCTTCGCCTGCCTATGCACTCGTCGTCAATCTCGGACTGATGTCGCTGTTCGCGGTCCAGCACAGCGGCATGGCGCGACAGGGCTTCAAGCGGCTGTTCGCCAGCGTCGCATCGCCTGCGCTCGAGCGCAGCACCTATGTGCTGTTGGCGAGCCTGAGCCTGACCCTGCTGTTCTGGCAGTGGCAGCCGATGCCGGCGGTGATCTGGTCGATCGAGACGCCGTCGCTCGCCTATGCCGCCGTTGCCGGCCACTTCACCGGCTGGCTCATCGTGCTCTACAGCACGTTCCTAATCAGCCATTTCGAGCTGTTCGGCCTGACGCAGGTCGTCTCGCATTTCCTGGGGCGGCTGGCCGCACCCATGAAGTTCAGGACGCCCGGGCTGTATGGCCTTATCCGGCATCCCATCTATCTCGGCTTCATCGTCGCGTTTTGGACGACGCCGACCATGACGGTCGGTCACCTGCTCTTCGCATCCGTGACGACCGCCTACATCCTTTTCGGCATCTGGCTCGAGGAACGCGATCTCGTGGCGCTGTTTGGCGATCAGTACCGGCACTACAAGGAAAAGGTCGCGATGCTGATCCCCGGCCTGTTATGA
- a CDS encoding transglycosylase SLT domain-containing protein, translated as MKVWQTSCIVAVIASAGLYLAAGNRPAATAPDLLPEAAASMASPANTVTPALYAEASARLAAALRSESVAPGSETSAGSSPSSTEAEIVDEPVAPKLASLGQDVVQPLPPERDASNEAPKAASTQDFRHLVYYVWSELPPVEKPAEIVLRAFKDIPVGTPAEEIKRASDAFGLDFNFMMAVAKIESGFNPNQRTGSYIGLFQLSHYEFGKFGYGQIRSPRDNAVAAAYKIITEGVQFGWITHRTPDMSDLYLIHQQGWEGAAEHISKPARLAWKSMCASSEGKEKGERWCKRAIWGNTLPAFKRTWKSVENVTSEAFVGMWRGRVAEFYTKYVATAAAAASQ; from the coding sequence ATGAAGGTTTGGCAGACCAGCTGCATCGTGGCTGTGATCGCATCCGCGGGACTTTACCTGGCCGCCGGTAACAGACCGGCCGCCACGGCGCCGGACCTCCTGCCCGAAGCGGCAGCGAGCATGGCGTCGCCTGCGAACACGGTGACGCCTGCCTTGTACGCGGAGGCATCCGCCAGACTTGCGGCAGCGCTTCGGTCAGAAAGTGTAGCGCCTGGCTCGGAGACGTCAGCAGGTTCCAGTCCGTCGAGCACCGAAGCGGAGATCGTCGATGAACCCGTCGCGCCAAAACTGGCGTCGTTGGGACAGGATGTCGTCCAACCGCTGCCGCCGGAACGCGATGCGTCCAACGAGGCTCCGAAAGCGGCGTCGACGCAGGATTTTCGTCATCTGGTCTACTATGTCTGGTCCGAATTGCCGCCCGTCGAGAAACCGGCGGAGATCGTCTTGCGTGCGTTCAAGGACATTCCGGTCGGAACGCCGGCCGAAGAGATCAAGCGCGCCTCCGACGCGTTTGGCCTCGATTTCAATTTCATGATGGCGGTTGCCAAGATCGAGTCCGGCTTCAACCCCAATCAACGCACAGGGTCGTATATCGGGCTTTTTCAGCTCAGCCACTATGAGTTCGGCAAGTTCGGCTACGGGCAGATTCGCAGCCCGCGGGATAACGCCGTCGCGGCCGCCTACAAGATCATCACTGAAGGCGTCCAGTTCGGATGGATCACGCATCGGACGCCGGACATGAGCGATCTCTACCTGATCCATCAGCAGGGCTGGGAAGGCGCCGCCGAGCACATCAGCAAGCCCGCTCGGCTCGCCTGGAAATCCATGTGCGCCAGCAGCGAAGGCAAGGAGAAGGGCGAGCGGTGGTGCAAACGCGCAATCTGGGGCAATACACTTCCGGCCTTCAAGCGCACCTGGAAATCGGTCGAGAACGTGACGTCAGAGGCGTTCGTCGGAATGTGGCGCGGCCGGGTCGCCGAATTCTACACGAAGTACGTGGCGACTGCTGCCGCGGCGGCAAGCCAATAA
- a CDS encoding HAD family hydrolase, whose amino-acid sequence MQAATATIAPSGAAELIRRAAALIFDIDGTLAETEELHRQAFNHAFIRQGLDWQWDRAVYKDLLRVTGGKERMRAYHARLRSAAPLSDEDIAALHRIKTARYAELVETGCCPLRPGVIELLAAAKSRGQRLAIATTTSHGNIDALLAQALGASWAAEFDAIVAGDDVGHKKPAPDVYLETLARLKLGAADCVAIEDSANGLIAASRAGIPVLITRSMFFAEDDFSEARAVLDDLSELASGQRTGNPRGDTSSCEAESLPSFTTFKP is encoded by the coding sequence ATGCAGGCAGCAACAGCCACGATTGCGCCATCCGGTGCCGCGGAACTGATCCGGCGCGCCGCCGCGCTGATTTTCGACATCGACGGCACCCTGGCCGAAACCGAGGAACTGCATCGGCAGGCCTTCAACCATGCCTTCATCCGCCAAGGTCTCGACTGGCAGTGGGACCGCGCCGTCTACAAGGACCTGCTGCGGGTGACCGGCGGCAAGGAGCGTATGCGCGCCTACCACGCAAGGCTGCGGAGCGCAGCGCCATTGTCCGATGAGGACATCGCCGCGCTTCACCGCATCAAGACCGCGCGTTACGCCGAGCTGGTCGAAACCGGCTGCTGCCCTTTAAGACCGGGAGTGATCGAGCTGCTCGCTGCGGCGAAGTCGCGCGGCCAGCGGCTTGCGATTGCGACCACGACCTCGCACGGCAACATCGATGCGCTGCTGGCCCAGGCGCTGGGGGCGAGCTGGGCTGCGGAGTTCGACGCGATCGTTGCCGGCGACGACGTCGGGCACAAGAAGCCCGCGCCGGACGTCTATCTCGAAACGCTGGCGCGGCTGAAGCTGGGTGCGGCGGACTGCGTCGCGATCGAGGATTCCGCCAACGGCCTGATCGCCGCCTCACGCGCCGGCATCCCCGTTCTGATCACCCGCAGCATGTTCTTTGCGGAGGATGATTTCAGCGAGGCGCGGGCTGTTCTGGATGATCTGTCGGAACTCGCCTCCGGGCAAAGAACGGGGAACCCCAGGGGGGATACATCGAGCTGCGAGGCAGAGAGCCTGCCCTCGTTCACCACATTTAAACCTTAA
- a CDS encoding SDR family oxidoreductase — protein sequence MRLFILGLGYSARHFVGKFGGTFSHVAGTVRDPAQQDDIAGIEVHPFSGSDPDRMTAERIGEADVLLISIPPGNAGDPAIAAFGDVLAAGRRKIVYLSTIGVYGDHGGGWVDESTPPQATLERARMRIAAEQAWMEAARGDAAILRLAGIYGPGRNALATLRAGTARRIIKPGQVFNRIHADDIASAIMAAVRHRSGGIWNVCDDEPAPPQDVIAYAAELMGVAPPPEEAFATADMSAMARSFYASSARVSNAKLKRELGGALIHPTYRHGLDALWRAGEGR from the coding sequence ATGCGCCTCTTCATTCTGGGCTTGGGCTACAGCGCGAGGCATTTCGTGGGGAAGTTCGGCGGCACCTTCTCGCATGTTGCCGGCACCGTGCGGGATCCTGCGCAGCAGGATGATATCGCCGGCATCGAGGTGCATCCTTTTTCCGGGAGCGATCCGGATCGCATGACGGCCGAACGTATCGGCGAAGCCGATGTCCTTCTCATCTCGATCCCACCCGGCAACGCCGGCGATCCCGCAATCGCCGCGTTCGGCGACGTGCTGGCGGCGGGCCGGCGCAAAATCGTCTATCTCTCCACCATCGGCGTCTACGGCGATCACGGCGGCGGCTGGGTCGACGAGAGCACTCCGCCGCAGGCCACCCTCGAGCGCGCGCGCATGCGGATTGCTGCCGAGCAGGCCTGGATGGAGGCGGCGCGCGGCGATGCCGCGATCCTGCGGCTTGCCGGCATCTACGGCCCCGGCCGCAACGCGCTGGCGACGCTGCGCGCGGGAACGGCCAGGCGCATCATCAAGCCCGGACAGGTCTTCAACCGCATCCATGCCGACGATATCGCGAGCGCGATCATGGCCGCCGTCCGCCACCGAAGCGGCGGCATCTGGAACGTCTGCGACGACGAGCCCGCGCCGCCGCAGGACGTGATCGCCTATGCCGCTGAGCTGATGGGCGTTGCACCACCACCGGAAGAGGCGTTCGCGACGGCCGACATGTCGGCGATGGCCCGCAGCTTCTATGCCAGCAGCGCCCGTGTCTCCAACGCGAAGCTGAAGCGTGAGCTCGGCGGCGCGCTGATCCACCCGACCTATCGTCACGGCCTCGATGCGCTGTGGCGCGCCGGCGAAGGGCGATAG
- a CDS encoding serine hydrolase domain-containing protein, whose product MNKTIAVIATAAAVITLGAARAAPLPEANPDDVGFSSQGLARLDNFFAREIAAKRVPGAVVAVARNGKLVHYKAYGLLDPDKGTPMPVDAIFALASMTKPMAAVAGLTLMEKGQLPLQAKLSNYYPGFADMKVGVRQSDGSLKLEPLASPIFIHDLYRHTSGLMYGGRPDSSSPVARQYPDGIAPAIEGDTQAFIDRITKLPLAQQPSTEFEYGFSIDVLGAVIEKVSEQKLGDYLAANVWQPLGMKDATFHPTDAQRPRLARPFANDPLTGKPQAIKLLDTPTKFDCGGACAFATIGDYLRFGQMLLNGGELDGQRILGPKTVHHMTSNHLGPEIKNNVARVEPHRGGFGFGLSVAVRTSDGLSAVPGNPGEFTWNGAYGTQFFCDPKERLVVVVGTAAPGELRKYYREQVQDIVYGAMVK is encoded by the coding sequence ATGAACAAGACGATCGCTGTGATCGCGACGGCGGCTGCCGTCATCACGCTCGGTGCGGCGCGCGCCGCACCGCTGCCCGAAGCCAACCCCGACGATGTCGGCTTTTCCAGTCAGGGCCTTGCGCGCCTCGACAATTTCTTCGCGCGCGAGATCGCCGCCAAGCGCGTGCCCGGTGCGGTCGTTGCCGTCGCGCGCAATGGCAAGCTGGTGCACTACAAGGCCTACGGCCTGCTCGATCCGGACAAGGGCACGCCGATGCCGGTCGACGCGATCTTCGCGCTGGCCTCGATGACCAAGCCGATGGCGGCGGTCGCGGGCCTGACGCTGATGGAAAAAGGCCAGTTGCCGCTGCAGGCCAAGCTGTCCAATTACTATCCCGGCTTTGCCGACATGAAGGTCGGCGTGCGCCAGAGCGACGGCTCGCTCAAGCTCGAACCGCTGGCCTCGCCGATCTTCATCCATGATCTCTACCGGCATACGTCCGGATTGATGTATGGCGGCCGTCCCGACAGTTCGAGCCCGGTGGCGCGGCAATATCCCGACGGCATTGCGCCCGCGATCGAAGGCGACACCCAGGCCTTTATCGACCGCATCACCAAGCTGCCGCTGGCGCAGCAACCCTCGACCGAGTTCGAGTACGGCTTTTCGATCGACGTGCTCGGCGCGGTGATCGAGAAGGTGAGCGAGCAGAAGCTCGGCGATTATCTCGCTGCCAATGTGTGGCAACCGCTCGGCATGAAGGACGCGACTTTCCATCCGACCGATGCGCAGCGCCCTCGCCTCGCCCGCCCCTTTGCCAACGATCCGCTGACCGGCAAGCCGCAGGCGATCAAGCTCCTGGATACGCCGACCAAGTTCGACTGCGGCGGCGCCTGCGCGTTCGCGACGATCGGCGACTACCTCCGCTTCGGGCAGATGCTGCTTAATGGCGGTGAGCTCGACGGCCAGCGCATTCTTGGACCGAAGACCGTGCACCACATGACCTCCAACCATCTCGGCCCCGAGATCAAGAACAACGTCGCCAGGGTCGAACCGCATCGCGGCGGCTTCGGCTTTGGGCTGTCGGTCGCAGTCCGCACCAGCGACGGCCTGTCGGCGGTCCCCGGCAATCCCGGCGAGTTCACCTGGAACGGCGCTTACGGAACGCAGTTCTTCTGCGATCCCAAGGAGCGTCTCGTCGTCGTCGTGGGGACGGCAGCGCCCGGTGAGCTCAGGAAATACTACCGCGAGCAGGTTCAGGACATCGTCTATGGCGCGATGGTGAAGTGA